One genomic segment of Thermodesulfobacteriota bacterium includes these proteins:
- the purD gene encoding phosphoribosylamine--glycine ligase produces MKILIVGGGGREHALAWKLAQSPKVEKIFIAPGNPGTALHGENVPIKADDIEGLKEFALKEKIDLTVVGPELALTLGITDEFEAAGLKVFGPSKRAAELEGSKGFCKDLMARHNIPTAGYKKFSEPDEARAYVKGLGADRTVVVKANGLAAGKGVIICQTPDEALSAVDLIMKERAFGKAGETVVVEEFLEGEEASFLAVTDGRTVLPLAPSQDHKAACDGDEGPNTGGMGAYSPAPVVTPELEEEIMATIMVPTVRAMEAEGRLYKGILYAGIMIKDGRPKVLEFNCRFGDPEAQPILMRLTGDLLELLLAASEGRLEAVELSWDERAAVCVVMASEGYPGEYEKGRVITGLDEAAKMEDVVVFHAGTSEQSGEEDGRIVTSGGRVLGVTGLGSGIKEAIEKSYGAVKKIRWQGAYYRRDIGAKALNK; encoded by the coding sequence ATGAAGATACTCATAGTAGGCGGCGGGGGCAGGGAGCACGCGCTCGCGTGGAAGCTCGCCCAGAGTCCTAAAGTCGAAAAGATATTCATTGCGCCCGGAAACCCCGGTACCGCGCTCCACGGAGAGAACGTCCCGATAAAGGCCGACGACATCGAGGGCCTTAAAGAGTTCGCGCTTAAGGAGAAGATAGACCTTACGGTCGTCGGCCCCGAGCTTGCGCTCACCCTCGGCATAACCGACGAGTTCGAGGCGGCGGGGCTAAAAGTATTCGGCCCCTCGAAGAGGGCCGCGGAGCTCGAAGGGAGCAAGGGTTTCTGCAAGGACCTCATGGCGCGCCATAACATACCCACGGCCGGTTATAAAAAGTTCTCCGAACCGGACGAGGCCAGGGCATACGTCAAGGGGCTTGGGGCGGACCGGACCGTCGTCGTAAAGGCCAACGGGCTAGCCGCGGGCAAGGGGGTCATAATCTGCCAGACTCCCGACGAGGCCCTCAGTGCCGTGGACCTTATAATGAAGGAGCGGGCCTTCGGCAAGGCCGGAGAGACCGTGGTAGTGGAAGAGTTCCTCGAAGGGGAGGAGGCCTCGTTCCTGGCCGTAACCGACGGCAGGACCGTCCTCCCCCTCGCCCCCTCGCAGGACCATAAGGCCGCCTGCGACGGGGACGAGGGGCCCAATACGGGCGGCATGGGCGCCTACTCGCCCGCACCCGTGGTAACCCCGGAGCTCGAAGAGGAGATAATGGCCACCATAATGGTCCCGACCGTGCGCGCGATGGAGGCCGAGGGAAGACTTTACAAAGGTATCCTCTACGCCGGTATTATGATAAAAGACGGAAGGCCGAAGGTCCTGGAGTTCAACTGCCGCTTCGGCGACCCGGAGGCCCAGCCGATCCTCATGCGCCTCACCGGCGACCTGCTGGAGCTGCTCCTCGCGGCGTCCGAAGGCAGGCTCGAAGCCGTGGAGCTTTCCTGGGACGAGCGGGCCGCCGTCTGCGTGGTTATGGCGTCCGAGGGCTACCCCGGAGAGTACGAAAAGGGCAGAGTGATAACCGGGCTCGACGAGGCCGCGAAGATGGAGGACGTAGTGGTCTTCCACGCCGGGACATCGGAACAGAGTGGGGAAGAGGACGGCAGGATAGTAACCTCCGGCGGCAGGGTGCTCGGGGTTACCGGGCTCGGGAGCGGCATAAAAGAGGCGATAGAGAAGAGTTACGGCGCCGTTAAAAAGATACGCTGGCAGGGCGCTTACTACAGGCGCGACATAGGCGCGAAGGCGCTCAATAAATAA